A part of Vigna radiata var. radiata cultivar VC1973A chromosome 11, Vradiata_ver6, whole genome shotgun sequence genomic DNA contains:
- the LOC111240603 gene encoding uncharacterized protein LOC111240603, which yields MQAEFDALHHNNTWELVSRSSTQNLVGCKWVFRIKRHLDGSIDRYKACLVAKGFHQRPGWDYTETFSPVVKLVTIRIVLTLVVRQGWSIRQLDANNAFLQGTLKEEVFMLQPPGFVNKSFPDHVCRLKKALYGLKQAPRAWYTELRVFLLYLGFVNSTTDASLFIHQKSGSTLYLLVYVDDIIVTGSSSTELSNLIFTLAAQFSLKDLGCLNYFLGVEVIPSATRLFLSQRKYITDLLHKLGMANTKPASTPLSASTQLLKDSGDLLPCPTEYRALVGSLQYLSLTRPDIAFSTNKLAQFMQHPRTTHWSALKRVLRYLAGSCNKGIFISATARLTFHAYSDADWAGDKDDHISTTGYLLYLGSTLISWSSRKQRSVARSSTEA from the coding sequence ATGCAAGCTGAGTTTGACGCCTTACACCACAACAACACTTGGGAACTTGTCAGTCGGTCCTCTACTCAAAATTTGGTTGGCTGCAAATGGGTTTTTCGAATCAAAAGACACCTGGATGGCTCGATTGATCGGTACAAGGCTTGCCTAGTCGCCAAAGGTTTTCACCAACGCCCTGGTTGGGACTATACAGAGACATTCAGTCCGGTAGTTAAACTGGTCACCATTCGCATTGTCCTCACTCTTGTAGTTCGTCAAGGATGGTCCATTCGCCAACTTGATGCCAACAATGCATTTCTTCAAGGGACGCTCAAAGAGGAAGTTTTCATGCTCCAGCCCCCTGGTTTTGTCAACAAAAGTTTCCCTGATCATGTTTGCCGCCTCAAAAAGGCACTCTATGGGCTAAAGCAAGCACCTCGAGCCTGGTATACAGAGCTTCGAGTGTTTCTACTCTATCTTGGCTTTGTCAATTCAACTACAGATGCATCTCTCTTCATCCACCAAAAATCAGGTTCCACACTATATTTgctagtatatgttgatgacatcatTGTTACTGGGAGTTCCTCTACAGAGTTGTCCAACCTTATATTTACCCTTGCTGctcaattttcactgaaagaccttggttgtcttaactATTTCTTGGGCGTCGAAGTAATCCCTTCCGCTACAAGACTATTTCTTTCACAAAGGAAATACATCACTGATCTTCTCCATAAATTAGGCATGGCTAACACCAAACCAGCATCCACTCCCTTGTCCGCCAGTACTCAATTACTCAAGGATTCAGGTGATCTCCTACCTTGCCCAACTGAGTATCGTGCACTCGTGGGAAGTCTTCAATACTTAAGTCTTACTCGCCCGGACATTGCCTTCAGCACCAACAAACTTGCGCAGTTCATGCAACACCCCAGAACGACGCATTGGTCTGCCCTCAAACGAGTGCTCCGTTATTTGGCAGGCTCTTGCAACAAAGGTATCTTCATCTCGGCAACTGCTCGACTAACATTTCATGCTTACTCCGATGCAGATTGGGCGGGTGATAAGGATGATCATATCTCTACCACTGGTTATTTGCTGTATCTTGGTAGCACTCTCATCTCTTGGAGCTCCCGAAAACAACGCTCTGTTGCTCGTTCCTCAACTGAAGCATAA